The following proteins come from a genomic window of Gadus morhua chromosome 11, gadMor3.0, whole genome shotgun sequence:
- the abcb9 gene encoding ABC-type oligopeptide transporter ABCB9 isoform X1, which produces MNVKISVGCTLAFTLVDLILSTVLYCHGSRLSSFSEDLLDFNVLLSLVDLWGCVLIRACLLIGASAGVLWNRELGPRRVSQLYTLVLLVSLALGTFALVKLLILSEREGGLTPWFLGLFSWTCVSSLGMVLLWGLLGKETVPGGGGGGGDGGGDEDRERLVDDREKEEEEKEEGEEGLGRRTGAKAGPQKTGSGATLGRLLWYCSEDVGLLSTAFLFLLISAVCEAFLPYYTGKAIDGIVTQQSMEDFTQPLLKLSALALASALAIGVRGGVFSLTLARLSLRLRNKLFRSLMRQEIGFFDANHTGDITSRLTSDTTQVSDLVSINVNIFLRSAVKAVGFFVFMFGLSWRLTLVTLMGFPFIAVVSKVYGEYYKRLTKEVQTSLAAANKVAEEVISSMRTVRSFACEEREADSYYSRLLVMYRLNRRQALAYACFAWSSSLSELALEVAILYYGGHLVVSGQMTGGTLIAFVIYALELVECLESISSVYSGLMQGVGAAEKVFEYLDREPQHRNDGQEAPPTCTGLVEFRDVTFAYPTRPETAILKGVSFTLRPGEVTALVGPSGSGKSSCVGLLENYYPPGGGQVLLDGRPVHTYRHDHLHSAVSLVGQEPVLFARTVEENISYGLTDVSMETVVEAASQANAHDFISALTRGYHTGVGEKGTQLSGGQKQRVAIARALIRQPCVLILDEATSALDAESEHIVQQALGAVMHGRTVLVVAHRLSTVERAHNILVLEAGAVAEQGSHAQLMARGGLYCRLVQRQLRGLEAGEAEVPTAPTGGGGGGGEEEEEERPAWTDAGCGGGGGGL; this is translated from the exons ATGAACGTTAAAATCTCCGTCGGTTGTACTTTGGCGTTCACCTTAGTGGACCTCATCCTCAGCACGGTGCTCTACTGCCACGGCTCGCGACTCAGCAGCTTCTCGGAGGACCTCCTGGACTTCAACGTCCTCCTGTCCCTTGTGGACCTCTGGGGCTGCGTCCTGATCAGGGCATGCCTGCTGATTGGGGCCTCCGCGGGGGTGCTATGGAACCGAGAGCTGGGTCCCCGACGGGTCTCCCAGCTGTACACCCTGGTGCTGCTGGTCTCCTTGGCCCTGGGGACCTTCGCCCTGGTGAAGCTGCTCATCCTGTCGGAGCGAGAGGGGGGTCTGACCCCCTGGTTCCTGGGCCTGTTCTCCTGGACTTGTGTCTCGTCCCTGGGGATGGTGCTGCTCTGGGGGCTCCTGGGGAAGGAGACCGTcccgggtgggggtggtggtggtggtgacggaggaggagatgaggacagGGAGAGACTGGTGGACGaccgggagaaggaggaggaggagaaggaggagggagaagagggtcTGGGGAGGAGAACTGGTGCGAAGGCGGGCCCCCAGAAGACGGGCTCCGGGGCCACGTTGGGACGCCTGCTTTGGTACTGCAGCGAGGACGTGGGGCTGCTCTCCAccgccttcctcttcctgctcatctcggctgtgt gtgaagCCTTCCTCCCCTACTACACGGGGAAAGCCATCGATGGCATCGTGACTCAACAGAGCATGGAGGACTTCACCCAGCCACTGCTCAAGCTCTCTGCACTGGCCCTAGCCAG CGCGCTGGCCATCGGCGTGCGTGGGGGCGTGTTCTCGCTGACCCTGGCCCGGCTGAGCCTCCGTCTGAGGAACAAGCTCTTCAGGTCCCTGATGAGGCAGGAGATCGGCTTCTTCGACGCGAACCACACAG GTGACATCACGTCCCGGCTGACGTCGGACACCACCCAGGTGAGCGACCTGGTGTCGATCAACGTCAACATCTTCCTGCGCAGCGCGGTGAAGGCGGTGGGCTTCTTCGTGTTCATGTTCGGCCTCTCCTGGAGGCTGACTCTGGTCACGCTCATGGGCTTCCCCTTCATCGCCGTGGTCTCCAAGGTGTACGGGGAATACTACAAG cgCCTGACGAAGGAGGTGCAGACGTCGCTGGCGGCGGCCAACAAGGTGGCGGAGGAGGTGATCTCCTCCATGCGGACGGTGCGGAGCTTCGCCTGCGAAGAGCGTGAGGCGGACTCGTACTACAGCCGGCTGCTGGTCATGTACCGACTCAACCGCCGGCAGGCCCTGGCCTACGCCTGCTTCGCGTGGTCCAGCtct TTGTCTGAGCTGGCCCTGGAGGTGGCCATCCTCTACTACGGGGGTCACCTGGTGGTCTCGGGCCAGATGACGGGGGGCACCCTCATCGCCTTCGTCATCTACGCCCTGGAGCTCGTGGAATGCCTGGAG agcatCTCGTCGGTCTACTCGGGCCTCATGCAGGGCGTGGGCGCGGCTGAGAAGGTGTTTGAGTACCTGGACCGAGAGCCGCAGCACAGGAACGACGGCcaggaggccccgcccacctgcacCGGATTGGTGGAGTTCAGGGACGTGACGTTCGCCTACCCCACGCGGCCGGAGACGGCCATACTGaag ggcgTGTCCTTCACCCTGCGTCCGGGCGAGGTAACGGCCCTGGTCGGGCCCTCCGGCAGCGGGAAGAGCTCGTGCGTGGGGCTCCTGGAGAACTACTACCCCCCGGGGGGCGGCCAGGTGCTGCTGGACGGACGGCCCGTGCACACGTACCGCCACGACCACCTGCACTCTGCG GTGTCTCTGGTGGGCCAGGAGCCCGTCCTGTTCGCCCGCACCGTGGAGGAGAACATCTCCTACGGGCTGACGGacgtctccatggagacggtgGTGGAGGCGGCCTCCCAGGCCAACGCCCACGACTTCATCAGCGCCCTGACCCGGGGCTACCACACGG GGGTCGGAGAGAAGGGGACCCAGCTGTCGGGGGGCCAGAAGCAGCGGGTGGCCATCGCCAGAGCCCTGATCCGCCAGCCGTGCGTCCTGATCCTGGACGAGGCCACCAGCGCCCTGGACGCCGAGAGCGAGCACATC GTGCAGCAGGCGCTGGGCGCGGTGATGCACGGCCGcacggtgctggtggtggcccACCGCCTCAGCACGGTGGAGCGCGCCCACAACATCCTGGT
- the abcb9 gene encoding ABC-type oligopeptide transporter ABCB9 isoform X2, translating to MNVKISVGCTLAFTLVDLILSTVLYCHGSRLSSFSEDLLDFNVLLSLVDLWGCVLIRACLLIGASAGVLWNRELGPRRVSQLYTLVLLVSLALGTFALVKLLILSEREGGLTPWFLGLFSWTCVSSLGMVLLWGLLGKETVPGGGGGGGDGGGDEDRERLVDDREKEEEEKEEGEEGLGRRTGAKAGPQKTGSGATLGRLLWYCSEDVGLLSTAFLFLLISAVCEAFLPYYTGKAIDGIVTQQSMEDFTQPLLKLSALALASALAIGVRGGVFSLTLARLSLRLRNKLFRSLMRQEIGFFDANHTGDITSRLTSDTTQVSDLVSINVNIFLRSAVKAVGFFVFMFGLSWRLTLVTLMGFPFIAVVSKVYGEYYKRLTKEVQTSLAAANKVAEEVISSMRTVRSFACEEREADSYYSRLLVMYRLNRRQALAYACFAWSSSLSELALEVAILYYGGHLVVSGQMTGGTLIAFVIYALELVECLESISSVYSGLMQGVGAAEKVFEYLDREPQHRNDGQEAPPTCTGLVEFRDVTFAYPTRPETAILKGVSFTLRPGEVTALVGPSGSGKSSCVGLLENYYPPGGGQVLLDGRPVHTYRHDHLHSAVSLVGQEPVLFARTVEENISYGLTDVSMETVVEAASQANAHDFISALTRGYHTVGRGASL from the exons ATGAACGTTAAAATCTCCGTCGGTTGTACTTTGGCGTTCACCTTAGTGGACCTCATCCTCAGCACGGTGCTCTACTGCCACGGCTCGCGACTCAGCAGCTTCTCGGAGGACCTCCTGGACTTCAACGTCCTCCTGTCCCTTGTGGACCTCTGGGGCTGCGTCCTGATCAGGGCATGCCTGCTGATTGGGGCCTCCGCGGGGGTGCTATGGAACCGAGAGCTGGGTCCCCGACGGGTCTCCCAGCTGTACACCCTGGTGCTGCTGGTCTCCTTGGCCCTGGGGACCTTCGCCCTGGTGAAGCTGCTCATCCTGTCGGAGCGAGAGGGGGGTCTGACCCCCTGGTTCCTGGGCCTGTTCTCCTGGACTTGTGTCTCGTCCCTGGGGATGGTGCTGCTCTGGGGGCTCCTGGGGAAGGAGACCGTcccgggtgggggtggtggtggtggtgacggaggaggagatgaggacagGGAGAGACTGGTGGACGaccgggagaaggaggaggaggagaaggaggagggagaagagggtcTGGGGAGGAGAACTGGTGCGAAGGCGGGCCCCCAGAAGACGGGCTCCGGGGCCACGTTGGGACGCCTGCTTTGGTACTGCAGCGAGGACGTGGGGCTGCTCTCCAccgccttcctcttcctgctcatctcggctgtgt gtgaagCCTTCCTCCCCTACTACACGGGGAAAGCCATCGATGGCATCGTGACTCAACAGAGCATGGAGGACTTCACCCAGCCACTGCTCAAGCTCTCTGCACTGGCCCTAGCCAG CGCGCTGGCCATCGGCGTGCGTGGGGGCGTGTTCTCGCTGACCCTGGCCCGGCTGAGCCTCCGTCTGAGGAACAAGCTCTTCAGGTCCCTGATGAGGCAGGAGATCGGCTTCTTCGACGCGAACCACACAG GTGACATCACGTCCCGGCTGACGTCGGACACCACCCAGGTGAGCGACCTGGTGTCGATCAACGTCAACATCTTCCTGCGCAGCGCGGTGAAGGCGGTGGGCTTCTTCGTGTTCATGTTCGGCCTCTCCTGGAGGCTGACTCTGGTCACGCTCATGGGCTTCCCCTTCATCGCCGTGGTCTCCAAGGTGTACGGGGAATACTACAAG cgCCTGACGAAGGAGGTGCAGACGTCGCTGGCGGCGGCCAACAAGGTGGCGGAGGAGGTGATCTCCTCCATGCGGACGGTGCGGAGCTTCGCCTGCGAAGAGCGTGAGGCGGACTCGTACTACAGCCGGCTGCTGGTCATGTACCGACTCAACCGCCGGCAGGCCCTGGCCTACGCCTGCTTCGCGTGGTCCAGCtct TTGTCTGAGCTGGCCCTGGAGGTGGCCATCCTCTACTACGGGGGTCACCTGGTGGTCTCGGGCCAGATGACGGGGGGCACCCTCATCGCCTTCGTCATCTACGCCCTGGAGCTCGTGGAATGCCTGGAG agcatCTCGTCGGTCTACTCGGGCCTCATGCAGGGCGTGGGCGCGGCTGAGAAGGTGTTTGAGTACCTGGACCGAGAGCCGCAGCACAGGAACGACGGCcaggaggccccgcccacctgcacCGGATTGGTGGAGTTCAGGGACGTGACGTTCGCCTACCCCACGCGGCCGGAGACGGCCATACTGaag ggcgTGTCCTTCACCCTGCGTCCGGGCGAGGTAACGGCCCTGGTCGGGCCCTCCGGCAGCGGGAAGAGCTCGTGCGTGGGGCTCCTGGAGAACTACTACCCCCCGGGGGGCGGCCAGGTGCTGCTGGACGGACGGCCCGTGCACACGTACCGCCACGACCACCTGCACTCTGCG GTGTCTCTGGTGGGCCAGGAGCCCGTCCTGTTCGCCCGCACCGTGGAGGAGAACATCTCCTACGGGCTGACGGacgtctccatggagacggtgGTGGAGGCGGCCTCCCAGGCCAACGCCCACGACTTCATCAGCGCCCTGACCCGGGGCTACCACACGG TTGGTCGTGGTGCGTCCCTCTAA
- the ogfod2 gene encoding 2-oxoglutarate and iron-dependent oxygenase domain-containing protein 2, which produces MDEGEREKQCFYTCRCYLTDNIFLEDYRLHVRYVTEQQFRADHQQVLRSRGCLTDEHFDEVLQKIAKEVERRQSLNIESAERTAAIQQVYRPLHPHIYHLQESFLAPEFLQIVAYCRSSGANQQGLLGMLQSEAAPRVFRLAVFTRTFCQELVEELEHFERSPAPKGRPNTMNNYGMLLNELGLDEGLTTPLRERYLGPIASLLYPDCGGGGLDSHKAFVVKYDLREDLDLSYHYDNAEVTLNVSLGKDFTGGNLYFGDMKDVPLGDTECSEVEHRVSAGLLHRGQQMHGALPIAAGQRWSLIIWMRASRQRNRRCPMCSQTPSLVRGEGFADGFTDGVGDEEGTQNSSCVLT; this is translated from the exons ATGGACGAGGGGGAACGGGAGAAGCAGTGTTTCTACACTTGTCGCTGTTACCTCACGGACAACATCTTCCTGGAGGACTACAGGCTCCACGTGAGATACGTGACTGAACAGCAGTTCAGGGCCGACCACCAGCAG GTGCTCAGAAGTCGTGGTTGTTTAACAGATGAGCATTTTGACGAGGTTCTTCAAAAG ATCGCTAAGGAGGTTGAAAGACGTCAGAGTCTGAATATAGAGTCTGCTGAGAGAACCGCTGCGATACAACAGGTGTACCGGCCGCTCCATCCTCACATCTACCACCTCCAG GAGTCGTTCCTCGCCCCAGAGTTCCTACAGATCGTGGCGTATTGCCGGAGTTCTGGAGCCAATCAGCAAGGACTGCTGGGGATGCTGCAGTCGGAAGCCG CTCCGCGCGTGTTTCGCCTGGCGGTGTTCACCAGGACCTTCTgccaggagctggtggaggagctggagcactTTGAACGTTCCCCGGCCCCCAAGGGGCGGCCCAACACCATGAACAATTACGGG ATGTTACTCAACGAACTGGGGTTGGACGAGGGCCTGACCACGCCCCTCCGCGAGCGCTACCTCGGACCAATCGCGTCGCTGCTCTACCCGGACTGCGGGGGGGGCGGTCTGGACAGCCACAAGGCCTTCGTGGTGAAGTACGACCTGAGGGAAGACCTGGACCTCAGCTATCACTATGACAACGCCGAGGTCACCCTCAACGTCTCGCTGGGGAAGGACTTCACGGGGGGAAACCTCTACTTTGGTGACATGAAAGAT GTGCCTTTAGGCGACACAGAGTGCTCGGAGGTGGAGCACCGTGTGAGTGCGGGCCTGCTCCACCGGGGGCAGCAGATGCACGGCGCGCTGCCCATCGCGGCGGGCCAACGCTGGAGCCTCATCATCTGGATGAGGGCCTCACGCCAACGCAACCGCCGCTGCCCCATGTGCAGCCAGACGCCCTCATTGGTCCGGGGGGAGGGCTTCGCCGACGGATTCACTGACGGGGTCGGAGACGAGGAGGGAACTCAGAACTCGTCCTGTGTGCTAACTTGA